In the Devosia sp. SL43 genome, one interval contains:
- a CDS encoding ABC transporter permease — translation MVGFIIQRFIAMLLTLVAVSIVAFAIIQLPPGDYLTSYIAALSATGDQVDPRVIENLRIQYGLGEPFYVQYFKWISGIVQGNFGHSFEWKRPVWELIWGRLGYSILLEGLAVIVMWFVALPIGIYAAVRKYSLGDYLATIGGFIGLAVPNFFFALILMYLAFTWFGTTLGGLFSPEFENARWSLPRVWDFLTHAWAPILVLSMAGTAELIRILRANLLDELKKPYVTTARAKGLPEWKVVLKYPVRLALNPLVSTIGWLLPALVSGSVIVSVVMNLPTAGPMLLRSLTTQDMYLAGAIILLLSVLTVIGTLISDILLALIDPRIRYGSK, via the coding sequence ATGGTCGGCTTCATCATTCAACGCTTCATCGCCATGCTGCTGACGCTGGTGGCTGTGTCCATCGTGGCCTTCGCCATCATCCAGCTGCCGCCGGGCGACTACCTGACGAGCTATATCGCGGCCCTGTCTGCCACGGGTGATCAGGTCGACCCACGCGTCATCGAAAACCTGCGCATCCAATATGGCTTGGGCGAGCCCTTCTATGTGCAATACTTCAAGTGGATATCGGGCATCGTGCAGGGCAATTTCGGCCATAGCTTTGAATGGAAGCGCCCGGTCTGGGAGCTGATCTGGGGCCGGCTGGGCTATTCGATCCTGCTCGAGGGCCTGGCGGTCATCGTGATGTGGTTCGTCGCGCTGCCCATCGGCATCTATGCGGCGGTCCGCAAATATTCGCTGGGCGACTATCTGGCTACCATCGGCGGCTTTATCGGCCTGGCCGTACCAAATTTCTTCTTCGCGCTGATCCTGATGTATCTTGCCTTCACCTGGTTCGGCACCACGCTGGGCGGGCTGTTCTCGCCCGAATTCGAAAATGCGCGCTGGAGCCTGCCGCGCGTCTGGGATTTCCTGACCCATGCCTGGGCCCCGATCCTGGTGCTGTCGATGGCGGGCACGGCGGAGCTGATCCGCATCCTGCGTGCCAACCTGCTCGATGAGCTCAAGAAGCCCTATGTCACTACTGCCCGGGCCAAGGGCCTGCCGGAATGGAAGGTCGTGCTGAAGTATCCCGTGCGGCTGGCGCTCAATCCGCTGGTTTCGACCATCGGCTGGCTGCTGCCGGCGCTGGTCTCGGGTTCGGTCATCGTCTCGGTGGTGATGAACCTGCCGACGGCCGGACCGATGCTGCTGCGCTCGCTGACCACGCAGGACATGTATCTGGCCGGCGCGATCATCCTGCTGCTGAGCGTGTTGACGGTCATCGGCACACTGATCTCGGACATTCTCCTCGCGCTGATCGATCCGCGCATCCGCTACGGGAGCAAGTGA
- a CDS encoding ABC transporter substrate-binding protein — protein sequence MRKDNFFGLSAAVAVAAMMAAAGPALAQQQSPTLDELVTSGALPPVAERLPVNPMVVEGDSVGKYGGTWRMGLNGGGDNGLIVKTVAYDSLIRFDHEWKTAVPNLAESWEVNADATEFTFKLREGVKWSDGTPFTTADLAFAVEMYQDPDYAAGSWIDNKNNPVTLEVIDDYNFIFKFGKPNGMFIETLAGVDGIHITSLQKAYCSQFHPTYNENAAAEAEAAGFSSWALYLQDRCAWGWETIRYANPDLPSLNAWVIETPLTANAQRVTWTRNPYYWKTDVEGNQLPYIDNLDMRVSQGGVEELTLAALNGEIDFQERHIATTTNKPLFFDGQEAGDYHLGEVIPSASNTLVLQLNLNHLDPVKRELYQNKDFRIGISHAIDRQEIIDVVFTGQGEPFQVAPRPESTFYDEELAKQYTEFDPDLAAQHFEAAGLTERNGDGIYLASDGNPVKITVDVISALRPEWIDMLEIMQLQLAAAGVEIELNNIDRTLFYEKRPAGEFDAQVWAGDGGIEALQEPRYYFPFSDESVWAYRWAQWFNGTRPEIAEEPVDWAKEQMDLYNQVRAASTPEARAELFNQILAITKEQFPVIGVSLMPNSYSIIRNNLKNAPESMFNAWLFPTPASMDPTVWYFE from the coding sequence ATGAGGAAAGACAATTTCTTCGGTTTGAGCGCAGCAGTGGCCGTGGCGGCCATGATGGCTGCGGCCGGGCCGGCGCTTGCGCAGCAGCAATCGCCGACGCTCGACGAACTGGTCACCAGCGGCGCGCTGCCGCCGGTCGCGGAACGCCTGCCGGTCAATCCGATGGTGGTGGAAGGCGACAGCGTCGGCAAGTATGGCGGCACCTGGCGCATGGGCCTGAATGGTGGTGGCGACAACGGCCTGATCGTCAAGACGGTGGCCTATGACAGCCTGATCCGCTTCGATCATGAGTGGAAGACAGCGGTCCCGAACCTTGCCGAGAGCTGGGAGGTCAACGCCGATGCCACCGAGTTCACCTTCAAGCTGCGCGAAGGCGTGAAGTGGTCCGACGGTACGCCGTTCACCACTGCCGACCTGGCCTTCGCGGTCGAGATGTATCAAGACCCGGACTATGCCGCCGGCAGCTGGATCGACAACAAGAACAATCCGGTGACGCTCGAGGTCATCGACGACTACAATTTCATCTTCAAGTTCGGCAAGCCGAACGGCATGTTCATCGAGACGCTGGCTGGCGTCGATGGCATCCACATCACCTCGCTGCAGAAGGCCTATTGCAGCCAATTCCACCCGACCTACAACGAAAACGCCGCTGCCGAGGCGGAGGCTGCTGGCTTCTCCAGCTGGGCACTTTATCTGCAGGACCGTTGCGCCTGGGGCTGGGAAACTATCCGCTACGCCAACCCCGACCTGCCATCGCTTAATGCCTGGGTGATCGAGACGCCGCTGACGGCTAATGCGCAGCGCGTCACCTGGACGCGCAATCCCTATTACTGGAAGACCGACGTTGAGGGGAACCAGCTGCCCTATATCGACAATCTCGATATGCGGGTGAGCCAGGGTGGTGTCGAAGAGCTGACGCTGGCCGCACTCAACGGCGAGATCGACTTCCAGGAACGCCACATCGCCACGACCACCAACAAGCCACTATTTTTCGACGGACAGGAAGCGGGCGACTATCACCTGGGTGAAGTGATCCCGTCGGCATCCAATACGCTGGTGCTGCAGCTCAACCTCAACCACCTCGATCCGGTCAAGCGCGAGCTCTACCAGAACAAGGATTTCCGCATCGGTATTTCCCACGCCATCGACCGGCAGGAAATCATCGACGTGGTGTTTACCGGCCAGGGCGAACCCTTCCAGGTCGCGCCGCGCCCCGAGTCCACCTTCTATGATGAAGAGCTGGCCAAGCAGTATACCGAGTTCGACCCCGATCTTGCTGCGCAGCATTTCGAAGCTGCCGGCCTGACCGAGCGAAACGGCGACGGCATCTACCTGGCGAGCGACGGCAATCCGGTCAAGATCACCGTCGACGTGATTTCGGCGCTGCGTCCGGAATGGATCGACATGCTCGAAATCATGCAGCTGCAGCTTGCTGCTGCCGGTGTCGAGATCGAGCTGAACAATATCGACCGCACGCTGTTCTACGAAAAGCGCCCGGCCGGTGAGTTCGACGCCCAGGTCTGGGCTGGCGACGGTGGTATCGAGGCCCTGCAGGAGCCGCGCTACTACTTCCCCTTCAGCGATGAATCGGTCTGGGCCTATCGCTGGGCACAGTGGTTCAACGGGACACGTCCTGAAATCGCCGAAGAGCCGGTTGACTGGGCCAAGGAGCAGATGGACCTCTACAACCAGGTCCGTGCGGCAAGCACCCCCGAGGCGCGTGCCGAGCTGTTCAACCAGATCCTGGCCATCACCAAGGAGCAGTTCCCGGTCATCGGGGTGAGCCTGATGCCGAACTCCTATTCGATCATCCGGAACAATCTCAAGAACGCGCCGGAATCGATGTTCAACGCCTGGCTGTTCCCGACCCCGGCGTCGATGGACCCCACGGTCTGGTACTTCGAATAA
- a CDS encoding heparinase II/III domain-containing protein — translation MELRRWNVRHVRQVLESAPDFVPFPRGEGSGTQAIRTKVGQSAIDDLLRRARTDMLAPIPALPASLYLEFLRTGRREGYEDAQRARRNMLYRLTLAEWLERKGEFVDAIETLAFARLEETNWAWPAHARTLDLPNHPTVDLAAAMTALDLAEMDYLIGDALSLSLRARLRSEVDRRTILPFLERNDHWWLHTTPAKQVNNWTAVCIAGVVGAACYLETDLDRLANIITRGLHSLADYLETFDSQGGSSEGPDYWSYGFGNYVVLAQLLHARTGGQIDLLDGAQIRDIAQFPVRTVLTQGVWTSFSDSDSNPSFHPGLLTHLAERLDLPALTELGMRNDFNVDHFNQFVWPLRQFAWPLPERNVAFGGTAHDWFADMAWMISRLDPDDPKSLRLAVKGGHNDEMHNQNDVGSLIVVSKGKVVLTDPGRGRYSKAYFGPERYSNIFASSRGHSVPVVNGFEQTEGADHAASVLRHSHDGSQDLLELDMASAYPAEAGLSTLQRSVTLDRAGSGRVLVEDRFAFAAADGQFQSVLVTPLAVATETNAVVIGDADGGVRVDFDGATLEVSLDQHRQMEKQYQPAVDLTRVVFTPRQSSREGRLALAISPLA, via the coding sequence TTGGAACTTCGGCGATGGAATGTTCGGCACGTCAGGCAGGTGCTCGAAAGCGCACCTGACTTTGTGCCGTTTCCACGCGGCGAGGGTTCCGGCACGCAAGCCATCCGGACCAAGGTTGGTCAGTCGGCCATCGACGATCTGCTGCGCCGGGCGCGCACCGATATGCTGGCGCCCATCCCGGCGCTGCCGGCCAGCCTCTATCTCGAATTCCTGCGAACCGGTCGCCGCGAGGGCTACGAAGACGCCCAGCGCGCCCGCCGCAACATGCTCTATCGCCTGACGCTGGCCGAATGGTTGGAGCGCAAGGGCGAATTCGTCGATGCCATCGAGACCCTAGCCTTTGCCCGTCTGGAAGAGACCAACTGGGCCTGGCCTGCGCATGCCCGAACGCTCGACCTGCCCAATCATCCGACAGTCGACCTGGCGGCGGCGATGACGGCGCTCGATCTGGCGGAAATGGATTACCTGATCGGCGATGCGCTATCGCTGTCGCTGCGGGCGCGACTGCGCAGTGAGGTCGACCGCCGCACCATCTTGCCGTTCCTCGAGCGCAACGACCATTGGTGGCTGCATACGACGCCGGCCAAGCAGGTCAACAACTGGACGGCGGTCTGCATCGCCGGCGTGGTCGGGGCGGCTTGCTATCTCGAAACCGATCTTGATCGGTTGGCCAATATCATCACGCGCGGGCTGCATAGCCTTGCCGACTATCTCGAAACCTTCGACAGCCAGGGTGGCTCGTCGGAAGGGCCCGACTATTGGTCCTATGGCTTTGGCAACTATGTAGTGCTGGCGCAACTGCTGCATGCCCGGACCGGCGGCCAGATCGACCTGCTTGATGGCGCGCAAATCCGCGATATCGCCCAGTTTCCGGTGCGCACCGTGCTGACACAGGGCGTCTGGACGAGCTTTTCGGATTCCGACAGCAATCCCAGCTTCCACCCGGGTCTGCTGACCCATCTGGCCGAGCGGCTGGACCTGCCCGCGCTGACCGAACTCGGGATGCGCAACGACTTCAACGTCGATCACTTCAACCAGTTCGTCTGGCCGCTGCGGCAGTTCGCGTGGCCACTGCCGGAGCGCAATGTGGCCTTCGGCGGCACAGCGCATGACTGGTTCGCCGACATGGCCTGGATGATCTCGCGTCTCGACCCTGATGATCCGAAGTCGCTGCGGCTGGCGGTCAAGGGCGGGCACAATGACGAGATGCACAATCAGAACGACGTCGGCTCGCTGATCGTTGTCAGCAAGGGCAAGGTGGTGCTGACCGATCCCGGTCGCGGCCGCTATTCCAAGGCCTATTTCGGACCCGAGCGCTATTCCAACATCTTCGCCTCGTCGCGCGGCCATTCGGTGCCCGTGGTCAACGGCTTCGAGCAGACGGAAGGCGCCGATCATGCCGCCAGCGTGCTGCGTCATTCACACGATGGATCGCAGGATCTGCTGGAGCTGGACATGGCCAGCGCCTACCCAGCAGAGGCAGGCCTTTCGACGCTGCAACGGAGTGTGACCCTCGATCGTGCCGGGTCGGGCCGGGTGTTGGTCGAGGATCGCTTCGCCTTTGCGGCAGCCGACGGGCAGTTTCAATCCGTGCTGGTAACGCCGCTGGCGGTCGCGACCGAAACCAATGCCGTCGTCATCGGCGACGCCGATGGCGGCGTGCGCGTCGACTTCGATGGCGCGACCCTCGAGGTGTCGCTCGACCAGCACCGGCAGATGGAAAAGCAATACCAGCCTGCCGTCGACCTAACTCGCGTGGTGTTCACCCCCCGGCAAAGCAGCCGGGAAGGACGCCTCGCGCTCGCAATCTCGCCGCTCGCATGA
- a CDS encoding LacI family DNA-binding transcriptional regulator, producing the protein MAIQRRSNQADIAERLGVSVSTVSRALANEIGISDAVRRDVQRMARTLGYKSKHTTAAVSGDKRAVALVPLGSATSGLSGFYFGIVEGIRQQAAEAGMVLDVRLVNESVVTLDMIRKQIAQADAGGVLLAGIDAWDELADWCAAEEIPAVLVNGSDPQMRISSVSPANFYGAYRATQRLLDAGHRRILHYTHRYRPTILQRQRGFEAAIAATPGAVGVIVNTAERKTGELLADILAGKHDVTAMFSWNDIAAVEMLEGLYGPESPLQPSFSMIGFDDLPIASMATPRLSTIRVDREAIGRGAVRLLAQHMDGEAAIQQLEVGVSMVPGETVFTVQTMATR; encoded by the coding sequence GTGGCAATCCAGAGACGTTCGAACCAGGCTGATATCGCGGAACGCCTCGGCGTATCTGTGAGCACGGTGTCGCGCGCGCTGGCCAACGAGATTGGCATCAGCGATGCGGTCCGGCGTGACGTGCAACGCATGGCGCGCACGCTGGGCTACAAATCCAAGCATACCACGGCGGCGGTGAGCGGGGATAAGCGCGCGGTGGCCCTCGTGCCGCTGGGGAGTGCGACCAGCGGGCTGTCAGGTTTCTACTTCGGCATTGTCGAGGGTATCAGGCAACAGGCGGCGGAGGCCGGCATGGTGCTCGATGTGCGGCTGGTCAACGAGTCAGTGGTGACGCTCGACATGATCCGCAAGCAGATCGCGCAGGCCGATGCGGGTGGCGTGCTGCTGGCCGGTATCGATGCCTGGGATGAGCTGGCGGACTGGTGTGCGGCCGAGGAAATCCCGGCGGTGCTGGTCAATGGCAGCGATCCGCAGATGCGGATCAGCTCGGTTTCGCCGGCCAATTTCTATGGCGCCTATCGGGCGACACAGCGGCTACTCGACGCCGGGCATCGGCGGATTTTGCACTATACGCATCGCTATCGGCCGACGATTTTGCAGCGGCAACGCGGCTTTGAGGCGGCGATTGCGGCAACGCCGGGCGCTGTGGGGGTGATCGTCAATACCGCCGAGCGCAAGACCGGCGAATTGCTGGCCGATATCCTTGCCGGCAAGCATGACGTGACGGCGATGTTCAGCTGGAACGATATCGCGGCGGTGGAGATGCTGGAGGGGCTCTATGGCCCGGAAAGCCCGCTGCAGCCGAGCTTTTCGATGATCGGCTTCGACGATCTGCCGATCGCCAGCATGGCGACGCCGCGGCTCAGCACGATCAGGGTGGATCGCGAGGCGATCGGCCGTGGTGCGGTGCGGCTACTGGCGCAGCACATGGATGGCGAGGCCGCGATACAGCAGCTGGAAGTGGGCGTGAGCATGGTGCCGGGCGAAACGGTTTTCACCGTCCAGACGATGGCGACCCGCTGA
- a CDS encoding acetylxylan esterase, with protein MPFPDLIQPELGAYVSSVQTPGDFSDFWAATIAEARAIGGEVSIVRAETTLKAVEAFDVTFPGFGGHPIKGWLVLPTLRSGRLPLVVQYLGYGGGRSFPHEQLHWAASGYAYFRMDTRGQGSGWSMGATADPVGSTASLPGVMTKGILDRHDYYYRRLFTDGVRAIDALVAQDFVDADRIAVCGGSQGGGIALAVAGIDQRVKAAMPDVPFLCDYPRAVQKAQRDPYGEIVRFLAQHRDKKAKVFETLNYFDGVNFARQSKAAALFSVAVMDDICPPSTVYGAYNAYAGEKSIVEYEFNNHEGGGPFQDLEQMAWLDRRFQP; from the coding sequence ATGCCGTTTCCCGATCTGATTCAACCTGAACTCGGCGCTTATGTCAGCAGCGTTCAGACACCCGGGGACTTCTCTGATTTCTGGGCGGCGACGATCGCGGAGGCGCGGGCGATCGGGGGCGAAGTCAGCATTGTACGGGCAGAGACGACACTGAAGGCTGTGGAAGCGTTCGACGTGACGTTTCCGGGCTTTGGCGGGCATCCGATCAAGGGCTGGCTGGTGTTGCCTACGCTGCGCAGTGGGCGCTTGCCGCTGGTGGTGCAGTATCTGGGCTATGGCGGTGGTCGCAGCTTTCCGCATGAGCAACTGCATTGGGCGGCCTCGGGCTACGCCTATTTCCGCATGGATACACGCGGGCAGGGCAGTGGCTGGAGCATGGGGGCAACGGCTGACCCGGTCGGCAGCACGGCATCGCTGCCGGGTGTGATGACCAAGGGTATCCTCGACAGACACGATTATTACTATCGGCGGCTGTTCACCGATGGGGTGCGGGCGATCGATGCGCTGGTGGCGCAGGATTTTGTCGATGCCGACAGGATCGCGGTGTGCGGCGGCAGTCAGGGCGGCGGGATTGCGCTGGCGGTGGCGGGTATCGATCAGCGCGTCAAGGCGGCGATGCCGGATGTGCCGTTTCTCTGCGACTATCCTCGCGCGGTGCAGAAGGCGCAGCGCGATCCCTATGGCGAGATCGTGCGTTTCCTGGCGCAGCATCGCGACAAGAAGGCCAAGGTGTTCGAAACGCTGAACTATTTCGACGGGGTGAACTTCGCCCGGCAGTCGAAAGCAGCGGCGCTTTTCTCGGTGGCTGTGATGGACGATATCTGCCCGCCTTCGACCGTCTATGGCGCCTACAACGCCTATGCCGGTGAAAAGAGCATCGTTGAATACGAGTTCAACAACCACGAGGGCGGTGGGCCGTTCCAGGATCTGGAGCAGATGGCGTGGCTCGACAGGCGCTTTCAGCCGTAG
- a CDS encoding SH3 domain-containing protein, with amino-acid sequence MFKRVLFAAAVIVATTTASMAAGTGWTTGGVNFRDGAGTYYAKIGSIPRCASIELDYVSNGWYRVNWNGRWGWIAQRYVTTDSGYCASYSAPAGNYHKPAGNGY; translated from the coding sequence ATGTTCAAACGAGTTCTGTTCGCCGCCGCCGTCATCGTCGCAACCACCACCGCCAGCATGGCGGCCGGCACCGGCTGGACCACGGGCGGCGTCAATTTCCGCGACGGCGCCGGCACCTACTACGCCAAGATCGGCAGCATTCCGCGCTGCGCCAGCATCGAGCTCGACTACGTCAGCAACGGCTGGTACCGCGTCAACTGGAATGGCCGTTGGGGCTGGATCGCCCAGCGCTATGTGACCACCGACTCCGGTTACTGCGCCAGCTACAGCGCTCCTGCTGGCAACTATCACAAGCCTGCCGGCAACGGCTACTGA
- a CDS encoding Crp/Fnr family transcriptional regulator produces the protein MAPARTGVAFWRSFAIFEGFEADAIATLDTIAMARHWTASESIFQRGDDGDYLVVVTEGRIKLSLLTAAGRELTLRYAEAGDIMGELSLLDGAPRSADATAATDTTGLILMRGDFERLQARFPQTATSLIRYLSQRLRDTTDQLESIALFEIEARLARFLLLSIRQYFGDDAPSMPQLRLDLSQTELAGVLGASRPKVNRAIVALEDLGAITRSGHVLTCDPEQLALIAEPGAT, from the coding sequence ATGGCGCCAGCAAGGACGGGCGTGGCGTTCTGGCGATCGTTCGCGATCTTCGAGGGTTTCGAAGCTGACGCCATTGCCACGCTCGACACGATCGCGATGGCGCGCCACTGGACCGCCAGCGAGAGCATTTTTCAGCGCGGCGACGATGGCGACTATCTTGTTGTTGTCACCGAAGGGCGCATCAAACTGTCTCTGCTCACCGCCGCAGGTCGAGAGCTCACCCTGCGCTACGCCGAGGCCGGCGATATCATGGGCGAGTTGTCTTTGCTGGATGGCGCACCACGCTCGGCAGACGCAACCGCCGCGACAGACACCACGGGCTTGATCCTCATGCGCGGCGACTTCGAGCGCTTGCAGGCGCGGTTTCCGCAGACCGCGACGTCGCTGATCCGCTACCTGTCGCAGCGCTTGCGCGACACGACCGATCAACTGGAATCCATCGCACTGTTCGAAATCGAAGCCAGGCTGGCGCGGTTCCTGCTGCTGAGCATCCGCCAGTATTTCGGCGACGACGCCCCCTCTATGCCGCAATTGCGGCTGGACCTGAGCCAGACCGAGCTGGCGGGCGTCCTGGGCGCCAGTCGGCCCAAGGTCAACCGGGCCATCGTGGCATTGGAGGATTTGGGCGCCATTACCCGCTCCGGACATGTGCTCACCTGCGATCCTGAACAGCTCGCGCTCATCGCCGAACCTGGGGCGACGTGA
- a CDS encoding CHASE2 domain-containing protein: MLAATMVAALGAALVLTLPASLAEWRETGLDRLVSLMPVPGSEDIFVVDIGTISDSGEAWSRVDTARLLTAIADAAPKAVALDIVLSANCAANPANEALAAAIAKVPTTLGFLLGPSGGQPRPAPNIAASEGLALPSIWQSSGAERACPAFEAAATGAGAASLAGGMDAMIREAPALAVVGGTAYLGLAPDAIRLAKGSASTLIGGDPAWLRIFGAPVEIGPSATLRFHPGLPAQWHSRTIDAAALLADNAVAQRLTDKIVFVGSSVPGAGALRATSSSPVHPSVQIHADLAAGLLSGRLPHRPVTANATEASASLIGGIAAGWLGVALAPLFAGLLIVGLAIIWISGTVVLALQGGSLLDPIAPPIIIALAGLAAVLTQAARTRRAETALRRRIGQLLPPGVVARFVREPNLLRLEGEERQVTALFTDIEGFTQSLQGVEPRRFVGILDAYFTGMTRIVLAHGGMIDKLVGDAVHALFNAPADLEGHVDKAIACAVEMQAFGESFRLQPEMQALGFGRTRIGVETGMVILGDVGPADKIDYTAHGVAINMAARLEQANKALGTSICVGPSAAALATTSLSPLGMIEVRGFGQVAVYSPTASVRP, from the coding sequence ATGCTGGCAGCGACCATGGTCGCGGCGCTAGGCGCGGCTCTCGTGCTGACGCTGCCCGCTAGCCTTGCCGAGTGGCGCGAGACAGGCCTCGATCGCCTCGTCAGCCTGATGCCGGTGCCAGGTTCGGAGGACATCTTCGTCGTCGATATCGGAACGATCTCCGATAGCGGTGAAGCCTGGAGCCGCGTCGACACGGCTCGCCTGCTGACCGCCATTGCCGATGCCGCACCAAAGGCAGTGGCGCTCGATATCGTGCTCAGCGCCAATTGTGCGGCAAACCCGGCCAATGAAGCCCTGGCAGCGGCGATCGCCAAAGTCCCGACGACGCTTGGATTTCTCTTGGGGCCGAGCGGCGGCCAGCCCCGCCCCGCACCTAACATCGCGGCTAGCGAGGGTCTTGCACTGCCTTCGATCTGGCAGTCATCCGGCGCCGAGCGTGCTTGCCCCGCCTTCGAAGCAGCCGCTACCGGGGCTGGCGCCGCCTCGCTTGCCGGCGGCATGGACGCCATGATCCGCGAGGCCCCGGCGCTCGCCGTCGTCGGCGGCACCGCCTATCTCGGCCTGGCACCCGATGCCATACGGCTCGCAAAGGGCTCCGCGTCGACGCTGATCGGCGGTGACCCGGCCTGGCTGCGCATCTTCGGTGCGCCGGTCGAGATCGGACCGTCGGCGACGCTGCGCTTCCACCCCGGATTGCCCGCCCAATGGCACAGCCGCACCATCGACGCAGCGGCCCTGCTGGCCGACAATGCCGTGGCGCAGCGCCTGACCGACAAGATCGTCTTTGTGGGCAGCAGCGTTCCTGGCGCAGGCGCTTTGCGCGCCACCTCCAGCAGCCCGGTGCATCCATCCGTGCAGATCCATGCCGACCTAGCCGCTGGTCTGCTCTCAGGCCGATTGCCGCATCGCCCCGTGACCGCCAACGCCACCGAGGCATCGGCCTCGCTCATCGGGGGCATTGCCGCTGGATGGTTGGGCGTAGCACTGGCGCCGCTCTTTGCCGGACTGTTGATCGTCGGTCTGGCCATCATATGGATATCAGGAACGGTCGTCCTCGCCCTGCAGGGCGGCAGCCTCCTCGATCCGATTGCGCCACCCATCATCATCGCACTGGCCGGTCTTGCGGCAGTCCTGACCCAGGCCGCCCGCACACGCCGTGCCGAGACGGCGCTGCGTCGCCGCATCGGGCAATTGCTGCCGCCCGGCGTTGTCGCCCGTTTCGTGCGGGAGCCAAACCTGCTGCGGCTGGAGGGCGAAGAACGTCAGGTGACGGCGCTCTTCACTGATATCGAGGGATTCACCCAATCCCTGCAGGGGGTCGAGCCGCGACGCTTCGTCGGCATCCTCGACGCCTACTTTACCGGCATGACGCGGATCGTGCTGGCACATGGCGGCATGATCGACAAACTGGTGGGCGACGCCGTCCACGCGCTGTTCAACGCGCCGGCCGACCTGGAGGGCCATGTCGACAAGGCCATTGCCTGTGCGGTGGAAATGCAGGCCTTTGGCGAGAGCTTTCGGCTGCAACCGGAAATGCAGGCGTTGGGCTTCGGTCGCACCCGCATCGGCGTTGAAACCGGCATGGTCATTCTGGGCGACGTGGGCCCGGCCGACAAGATCGACTACACGGCGCATGGCGTCGCCATTAACATGGCGGCACGGCTGGAGCAGGCCAACAAGGCGCTGGGCACCAGCATATGTGTTGGCCCCAGCGCAGCCGCGCTGGCCACGACCAGCCTGAGCCCGCTCGGCATGATCGAGGTCCGCGGTTTCGGCCAGGTGGCCGTTTACAGCCCAACCGCTAGCGTCCGACCCTGA
- a CDS encoding FecR family protein, translating into MTTARYGRRRTIGRRRLLALMGLGGAGVIVFPALGNGPIGKVVSIDGLVELERDTASLNLSPDDPLMIADRVMTREDGFALLLLDDRTKINLGASSELTIDQFIVDQGGTISMGGAMLFDRPADLPPTDITILTAFGQIGVRGTTFFAGPTKGKFSVFVDHGSVSVTGGGEERILVAGEGVEFEGEGAPPGPVVKWGQARVEEAYASVRVGR; encoded by the coding sequence ATGACTACTGCGCGGTATGGACGTCGCCGGACCATTGGTCGACGCCGTCTGCTGGCCCTGATGGGTCTGGGTGGTGCCGGGGTCATCGTATTTCCGGCTTTGGGCAATGGCCCGATCGGCAAAGTCGTTTCGATCGACGGATTGGTGGAGCTCGAGCGCGATACCGCCAGTCTCAACCTCTCGCCTGACGATCCGTTGATGATCGCCGACCGTGTGATGACGCGCGAGGATGGCTTCGCGCTGTTGCTGCTCGACGACCGCACGAAGATCAACCTGGGTGCCAGCAGCGAATTGACTATCGATCAGTTCATCGTGGATCAGGGCGGCACCATCTCGATGGGCGGCGCCATGCTGTTCGATCGCCCAGCCGACCTGCCGCCAACCGATATCACCATCCTGACTGCGTTCGGCCAGATCGGCGTGCGCGGCACCACCTTCTTCGCCGGCCCGACCAAGGGCAAGTTCTCTGTCTTTGTCGATCACGGCTCGGTCTCTGTCACTGGAGGCGGCGAGGAGCGGATCCTGGTGGCGGGGGAAGGCGTGGAGTTTGAAGGAGAGGGCGCGCCGCCCGGACCTGTCGTCAAGTGGGGCCAGGCCCGTGTCGAAGAGGCCTATGCCAGCGTCAGGGTCGGACGCTAG